Proteins encoded together in one Oryzias latipes chromosome 11, ASM223467v1 window:
- the LOC101155043 gene encoding neurensin-1, whose product MALCSEAGVPAAGPESSGSEGSSCLQFGVRSYLHHFYEECSSSMWDRDKAEPGQSQRSGPWWNSVVWKVSLALGLLILTAGVVSLGVSYSTTHKIESFGEGDLFFVDTQAISFNMGLHLSTVTGIGLLCLGSALAVAAVIVWVVPRANLKERLLHGSSEGDRRREPGSTRMAGRDVVTKPPDAQEGNVPFTLSKVKMVQPPS is encoded by the exons ATGGCGCTGTGCTCTGAGGCCGGTGTCCCCGCTGCAGGACCAGAATCTTCTGGTAGTGAG GGCTCCAGCTGTCTGCAGTTTGGCGTTCGTTCTTATCTGCATCACTTCTATGAGGAATGCTCCTCCTCCATGTGGGACAGAGACAAGGCTGAGCCGGGGCAGAGCCAGAGGTCAGGCCCCTGGTGGAACTCGGTTGTCTGGAAG GTCTCCCTGGCTCTGGGTCTTCTGATTCTGACCGCTGGTGTTGTCTCTCTAGGAGTTAGTTACTCCACCACCCACAAAATTGAGTCATTCGGAGAAGGTGATCTGTTCTTCGTAGACACCCAGGCCATCAGTTTCAACATGGGGCTTCACCTCAGCACTGTGACTGGGATTGGCCTGTTGTGCCTCGGCTCTGCCCTGGCAGTAGCTGCAGTCATCGTGTGGGTTGTCCCCAGAGCCAACTTGAAAGAGAGGCTGCTCCATGGATCGAGTGAGGGGGACCGGAGACGAGAGCCTGGGTCAACGAGGATGGCCGGCAGGGATGTGGTCACTAAGCCACCAGACGCACAGGAGGGAAACGTACCCTTCACCCTGTCAAAAGTGAAAATGGTGCAGCCTCCTTCCTAA